A genomic stretch from Limnobacter thiooxidans includes:
- a CDS encoding acetyl/propionyl/methylcrotonyl-CoA carboxylase subunit alpha, with product MPRIKKLLIANRNEIARRILRAAKPLGIATVAVYSEADEKALHVQEADESYCIGPAPSLDSYLRIDRLIETALKCGADAIHPGYGFVSESPAFAQACVEAGITLVGPTPQAIADMADKARAKEIAQQAGLPCIPGFSEAGAGVSELMAAAQQIGYPVMIKALAGGGGRGMRLVMNEQEFASQLHSAQLEAKNAFNDDRVMLEKAIINPRHIEIQVLADTHGHAVHLGERDCSVQRRHQKIVEEAPSPAVNAELRARMGEAALKLVHATNYVGAGTVEFLLDTTGNFYFIEMNTRLQVEHGVTEAITGLDLVQWQLRIAAGEHLILQQNDITFTGHAIQGRLCAEDPARDFMPQTGPVLAWHADPNSRCDHALQTGGEVSPWYDSLLAKVIVHADNRLAACEKLADSLNRTVLMGFEHNALYLQRIASHPVFQAGDFGTGFLAEHADKLLQAQSFESEYAIAAIFLALEEHSTPAWPKALSGFSSTRALPRPLKLKAAGQSLALKVTQLDHQTIHTCQVDGLGSQPVTVQNWTSVKSGETFQIKATVNGHFGRYSLAINGNSIWVQSWLNPQAALIENETLQSSAAAAEGVFQPLIKSPMNGKITQVLVEPGQQVEAGTVLVCLEAMKMEHRITAKTAAIVDQVHVQVGEQMKLKQTMIQLKEAG from the coding sequence ATGCCTAGAATCAAGAAACTTCTGATTGCCAACCGCAATGAGATTGCGCGCAGAATATTGCGCGCAGCCAAACCCTTGGGCATTGCCACCGTGGCCGTGTACTCGGAAGCAGATGAAAAAGCCCTGCATGTGCAAGAGGCCGATGAGTCTTACTGCATCGGCCCTGCGCCTTCTCTTGATTCGTATTTGCGAATCGACAGGCTGATTGAAACGGCATTGAAATGCGGTGCCGATGCCATTCACCCCGGCTATGGTTTTGTGTCAGAAAGCCCCGCTTTCGCCCAGGCCTGCGTCGAGGCCGGCATCACCCTGGTTGGCCCTACACCGCAAGCCATTGCAGACATGGCCGACAAGGCACGGGCCAAGGAAATTGCACAGCAAGCTGGCTTGCCCTGCATTCCGGGTTTCAGTGAAGCAGGTGCAGGTGTCAGCGAGCTGATGGCCGCGGCTCAGCAGATCGGCTACCCAGTCATGATCAAGGCGCTGGCCGGTGGTGGCGGGCGCGGCATGCGCCTGGTCATGAACGAACAGGAATTTGCCTCGCAACTGCATTCGGCCCAGCTTGAAGCGAAAAACGCCTTCAACGACGACCGGGTCATGCTTGAAAAAGCCATCATCAACCCGCGCCACATTGAAATCCAAGTGCTGGCCGACACGCACGGCCATGCCGTGCATTTGGGCGAACGCGATTGCTCCGTGCAGCGCCGTCACCAGAAAATTGTTGAAGAAGCCCCAAGCCCCGCCGTGAATGCCGAACTTCGCGCACGTATGGGCGAAGCCGCCTTGAAACTAGTGCACGCCACCAACTATGTGGGGGCCGGCACCGTAGAATTTTTGCTCGACACCACGGGTAACTTCTACTTCATTGAAATGAACACCCGCCTGCAAGTCGAGCACGGCGTCACCGAAGCCATCACCGGCCTTGACCTGGTGCAGTGGCAACTGCGCATTGCAGCCGGTGAACACCTGATCTTGCAGCAAAACGACATCACCTTCACTGGCCACGCTATTCAAGGTCGTCTGTGTGCCGAAGATCCGGCCCGCGACTTCATGCCACAAACCGGGCCAGTACTGGCTTGGCATGCCGACCCCAACAGCCGGTGCGACCACGCCTTGCAAACCGGCGGCGAAGTCAGCCCCTGGTACGACAGCCTGCTGGCCAAAGTCATTGTGCACGCTGACAACCGGCTTGCTGCCTGCGAAAAACTGGCTGATTCACTGAACCGCACTGTGCTCATGGGTTTTGAGCACAACGCCCTGTACCTTCAGCGCATTGCCAGCCACCCGGTATTTCAGGCCGGTGATTTTGGTACTGGCTTTCTAGCTGAACACGCCGACAAACTGCTGCAAGCGCAAAGTTTTGAAAGTGAATACGCCATTGCCGCAATTTTCCTGGCCTTGGAAGAACACAGCACACCAGCCTGGCCAAAGGCCCTAAGTGGCTTTTCCAGCACCCGTGCCCTGCCCCGCCCATTGAAGTTGAAAGCTGCCGGCCAATCGCTTGCTCTCAAAGTGACACAACTGGATCATCAAACAATCCACACCTGTCAGGTTGACGGACTGGGCAGCCAACCGGTTACAGTCCAAAACTGGACATCCGTAAAAAGCGGTGAAACATTTCAAATCAAGGCTACGGTCAACGGTCATTTCGGCCGCTACAGCCTGGCCATCAACGGCAACAGCATCTGGGTTCAATCCTGGCTCAACCCGCAAGCCGCACTCATTGAGAATGAAACCCTGCAAAGCAGTGCCGCTGCCGCCGAAGGTGTATTTCAGCCCCTCATCAAAAGCCCGATGAACGGCAAAATCACCCAAGTACTGGTAGAACCCGGACAACAGGTGGAAGCCGGCACTGTGCTGGTCTGCTTGGAAGCCATGAAAATGGAACACCGCATTACTGCAAAAACCGCAGCCATTGTGGACCAGGTTCATGTGCAGGTGGGCGAACAGATGAAGCTCAAACAGACAATGATTCAGCTCAAAGAAGCTGGCTGA
- a CDS encoding acyl-CoA dehydrogenase family protein, with protein MDDFFRSVERFVSEQIKPHINDWDEAGEFPRDLYRQAGELGLLGLGYPEEVGGFECTLADRLKLSNLVCTAGSGGLLAGLFSHNIGLPPLLNHGSEELVQLIAPAVLKGEAISALAITEPSGGSDVANLKTKAELFQKDGVPHYRINGEKVFITSGVRADWLTVAVRTGEPGARGISVLMVPGNAKGLTRSPLKKTGWWMSDTASIYFDNVEVPANYLVGKEGKGFRIIMENFNTERLMLAGACIGFSRVCLNEALDWAQNRLTFGKKLIEHQVIAHKLADMRMKIRATEAWFDETIARIDKGDINEELVADICLLKNQSTETLQHCANEAVQILGGMGFMRGSSTERIYREVKVMCIGGGAEEIMKELAIRQLDW; from the coding sequence ATGGATGATTTTTTCCGCTCAGTCGAGCGCTTTGTCAGCGAACAGATCAAACCCCACATCAACGACTGGGACGAGGCCGGTGAATTCCCCCGCGATCTCTACAGACAAGCCGGTGAACTGGGGCTACTTGGCCTGGGTTATCCGGAAGAGGTCGGTGGCTTTGAATGTACTTTGGCCGATCGACTGAAGTTGTCCAACCTGGTGTGCACCGCCGGCAGCGGTGGTTTGCTGGCGGGGCTGTTCAGCCACAACATTGGTCTGCCGCCATTGCTGAACCATGGCAGCGAGGAACTGGTACAACTAATTGCCCCGGCCGTGCTGAAAGGCGAAGCCATCAGCGCACTGGCCATCACTGAACCTTCCGGTGGGTCAGACGTGGCCAACCTGAAAACCAAGGCCGAATTGTTTCAAAAAGACGGCGTGCCCCACTACCGCATCAACGGTGAAAAGGTGTTCATCACCAGTGGCGTTCGCGCCGATTGGCTCACCGTCGCAGTGCGCACCGGTGAACCAGGAGCCCGTGGCATATCGGTACTCATGGTCCCCGGCAATGCGAAAGGCCTTACCCGGAGTCCCTTGAAGAAAACAGGCTGGTGGATGAGCGACACTGCCAGCATCTACTTCGACAACGTCGAAGTGCCCGCCAACTACCTGGTGGGCAAGGAAGGCAAAGGTTTCCGCATCATCATGGAAAACTTCAACACCGAACGGCTGATGCTCGCTGGTGCATGCATCGGATTTTCTCGGGTTTGCCTGAATGAAGCGCTGGACTGGGCGCAAAACCGGCTCACCTTCGGTAAAAAACTGATTGAACACCAGGTCATTGCACACAAACTGGCCGACATGCGCATGAAAATTCGCGCCACAGAAGCCTGGTTTGATGAAACGATTGCCCGAATCGACAAGGGTGACATCAATGAAGAACTGGTGGCAGATATCTGCCTGCTCAAGAACCAGTCCACGGAAACCCTGCAGCATTGCGCCAATGAGGCAGTACAGATTCTGGGCGGCATGGGCTTCATGCGAGGCAGTTCGACTGAGCGGATTTACAGGGAAGTGAAAGTGATGTGCATCGGCGGCGGCGCCGAAGAAATCATGAAAGAACTGGCCATCCGCCAATTGGACTGGTAA